A window of the Artemia franciscana chromosome 3, ASM3288406v1, whole genome shotgun sequence genome harbors these coding sequences:
- the LOC136025089 gene encoding ras-related and estrogen-regulated growth inhibitor-like isoform X2, translated as MIYYIGNSSTVEYLNRAFAVRLLTRRYIWDYGSGVEAFHISNIRFETESVTTQVCDLACPDENMDNTALNSVENHCRSADAIILLYAINDHSSLEEAERLKFLIDTTRKRRRFSVNNKHLSTTGLERNLDIPVALVGNKADLVRERLVSAEEGRKRALSLNCPVFQEISVKDNADEVLSVAEELYRLWKKNGRNFSEYILSPPSGNSWGYGSNSLSDSFRSRSSTEGSATLSRIRAWPFTRMTTSKSAFITDVSERCPESRRTSFFTNVSP; from the exons CATTTGCTGTTCGTCTTTTAACCAGGAGGTATATTTGGGATTATGGCTCTGGCGTAGAAGCTTTCCATATTTCAAATATCAGGTTTGAAACAGAATCAGTTACAACACAAGTGTGTGACCTTGCCTGCCCCGATGAAAACATG GATAATACTGCTTTAAATAGCGTTGAAAATCATTGTCGCTCTGCTGACGCTATTATTCTTCTATACGCCATCAATGATCACTCTTCGCTTGAAGAAGCCGAGAGATTGAAATTTCTTATTGACActacaagaaaaagaagaagattttcaGTAAACAACAag CATCTTTCTACAACTGGGCTGGAAAGAAATCTTGACATTCCTGTGGCATTAGTAGGAAACAAAGCTGACTTGGTCCGGGAGCGTTTGGTTTCTGCTGAAGAAGGAAGAAAAAGAGCTTTATCCCTGAATTGTCCTGTCTTCCAAGAAATATCAGTGAAAGACAATGCAGATGAG GTTCTGAGCGTTGCAGAAGAGCTTTATAGACTATGGAAGAAAAATGgaaggaatttttcagaatatatTCTTTCTCCCCCCAGTGGAAATTCATGGGGTTATG GTTCAAATTCTTTATCAGATTCATTTCGATCTCGATCCTCAACAGAGGGAAGCGCAACTCTATCACGTATTCGAGCTTGGCCTTTTACTCGGATGACCACGAGCAAATCAGCTTTTATTACTGACGTCAGCGAAAGATGCCCCGAAAGCAGAAGAACAAGCTTTTTCACGAATGTGTCTCCCTGA